GGACGCAAAACACGCGCGAAGATCGCGCAAGATCATCTGCGATCGAACGACACGCGCGCGGTATATGAGGTCATACGGCGCAATGCGTCCTGAACGCAGATCCGCCTGCAGCTTCTCGTAGTCGGATTTCTGATCCATCGTAACGCCGCGCTTGCCTCCACTGGCACGGCGCAGATTAGAGGCAGGACGTTTTCCCGGCGCATGAAGATATCTGCGTGATGCTTGAATAGAATTTGGCGACCGGATGGCGCCGGGCCACGCAGCGCTCAAAGACGGCTTGCGGCCTTGCCCGACTTCATCACCTTCAGTTCATTCAAAAGCCATTGCCGGAATAGTCGCGCTTCCGGACGCTCGAACACCAGTTCCGAACCGATCAGCCAGTAGCAGGCCTTGGCCGGGCGGCTATGCGCAAGCGTCATCAGATCGCCCTTCTCCAGATCATCATTGATCAAAGGCTTGTGTCCGAGCGCGATGCCGAGACCTGCAATCGCGGCTTCGATCGCCAGGCGAATGGTATCGACTTGCACGAAACCATTGCCGGCGCTCGACCTTGGATAGTCCGTCGTCAGCCAGGACGACCAATCCTCAGTAATGCCTCTGACGGTGATGAACGGTCCTGCCGACAAGATCTCGCTTTCGTTCCGCGATGCGCGCTGAAAGAAGCCCGGAGAACAGACCGGCACAATTTCTTCGTTGATGAGCCGCAGCCAGGTTTGCCGGGAAGCCGGTTTGACGGCCCGCCGTATCGCGAGATCGACACCGATGAGATCGGTTTCGATATTCTGCCGAACGGTATCAAGGTCGATGCGGATATCGGGATAACGCTCGGCAAAGCCACGAATGCGCGGCATGAGCCAGCGGCTGCCGAACGTCGGTGCGATGCTGAGCGAGAGAGTTCCTTGCGCCTTGCGGCCGGGCACGCGCGCCGTCGCATCATGCAGGAGATCGAGCACGCCGCGAACGCGCTCGGCATAAGTGAGAGCGTCGAAGGTCGGCGTCAGTGCGCGCGTCTCACGGATAAACAGCGGCGAGCCGAACCATGCCTCGAGCGTCTGAATGCTGTGGCTGACGGCGCTGGCGGTCACGTTGAGTTCTTCCGCCGCGCGCTTGAAGCTTTTCAGCCGCGTCGCCGCTTCAAAAAAGCGCAGTGTATTCAGCGGGGGCATGTCAGCCTTCATCGGCCATTCTCCGATAATGGGCTCGCAAGATCGCTTTGCAAGGTCTCATGGAGTATCGCGGCGGCGTT
The genomic region above belongs to Pseudorhodoplanes sinuspersici and contains:
- a CDS encoding LysR substrate-binding domain-containing protein translates to MKADMPPLNTLRFFEAATRLKSFKRAAEELNVTASAVSHSIQTLEAWFGSPLFIRETRALTPTFDALTYAERVRGVLDLLHDATARVPGRKAQGTLSLSIAPTFGSRWLMPRIRGFAERYPDIRIDLDTVRQNIETDLIGVDLAIRRAVKPASRQTWLRLINEEIVPVCSPGFFQRASRNESEILSAGPFITVRGITEDWSSWLTTDYPRSSAGNGFVQVDTIRLAIEAAIAGLGIALGHKPLINDDLEKGDLMTLAHSRPAKACYWLIGSELVFERPEARLFRQWLLNELKVMKSGKAASRL